The following DNA comes from Flavobacterium sp. N3904.
GACAATTTTGCCAGCAGGAGGAAATTACACAACTGGAAATACAGTAAATGTAGTATTGACAGCAAATGTGAATACTTCTACGATTTATTATACATTGGATGGTACAACCCCAAGTACTTCTTCAGCTTCTGCTATTGGCACAAAAACGATTGCTATAACTGCCAACACAACTTTGAAAACTTTTGTGAAAAATACAGTAGGAACTGCTTCTGCAGTAAAAACGGAAGTTTACAATTTCTCAACAGTAACTACCTTGACAGTTTATTTCAAACCACCAACTACATGGACTGGCGTGCCAAAAGTGCATTATTGGAATGCCATTCCAGCAGGCAGCGTTGCAAATACGACTTGGCCGGGAGTTGCAATGGTAGCAGATGTTAATGGCTTTTATAAATATACCATTACAGGTCCAACATCTATTAATTTGATTTTTAATAATGGATCTAGCGGAACCGCAAATCAAACAGCTGACTTGTTAAATAAAACAAATGGTTATTCATATACTTGGGGTGCTAGCACAGCTAAATTGGGGTTAAAAGGGACAGTTGAAACAGAAAATACAACCGTTTCAATATTTCCAAATCCGGTAAGCAGTTTGTTGCAAGTGAGTTCTAGTTCAGCTGTTTCGGATTATCAAATAACATCTTTTAATGGTACTCTTGTTCAAACAGGAAAAGCGATTAGTAATACTATTGATGTAAGTAATTTAAGTGATGGTCTTTACATAATCAGAATTCGTTTTGAGAATGGGCAAGAACTTCAACAAAAAATTATTAAAAAATAAAATAATAATTATATAAAAGTAAAGGCTCAAAACATCAGTTTTGAGCCTTTTTATTTGGATTAAAGATTTAGGTTTAATCCTTTTGAAACATTGTGAAGCAATATATTTTTAATATGGTAAAACTCTTTTGTTTTTTACTTCTTCCAATAATTCGGCCATAGCCAAATAAAAGGCACTACTGCCACAAATCACGCCAATTATACCTGCTATAAAAGTGATATTTTCATTTCCTGTGAATTTAGAAATTGCCAAAAGAAAAAATAAAACCGTAAGCGACAAGAAAACAAATTGTTGCACTTTACTGCCTCCCCAAGTTCCCCACCACATAAAAGCAGTAAATAAACCCCAGATTACTAAGTAGCATCCAAAAAATGGAGCGGGAGTTGTACCAGCCATTTCAAAACCAGTATTTGGAAACAACCAAATACCCACTAGGGAAATCCAGAAAAAACCATAAGATATAAAAGCAGTCCCAGCAAAAGTCTTTCCGTTTTTGAACGAAAAGATACCAGCAATTATTTGTGCCAATCCACCATAAAAAATCCCCATCGAAATAATAACAGCACTAACGGGGAAAAATCCCATATTATGTAAGTTTAAAAGAATTGTGGTCATTCCAAAGCCCAAAAGGCCAAGAGGTGCAGGATTTGCAAGTTTGTTTTCCATTTTAATTGGTTTTTAGTTAAAAAATTATGGTTTTAAAAATAAGAAAGCAATATATGTAAAAATGGTACAATAATGACATTTTTCAATACAATTGTATCATCATCAGATTATTTAAATGTCTATGTCTAAACCAAAAGTTGTTCGCAACAATTCAATATTTGGATTTATTTCTAACAGTCTGTTGTAGCGATCCTGATCATTAAAACTTCTTTTTATGTCAATACTTTCATTGACAATGACAGTAATTGTAATATTGTGATTGTGCAAATGACTTCGCATGTGACTTAGAAGACCATGCATTTCGCTTTCAAAATCCAGTTTAGAACCCTCGTTTGGCAATTCAAAAGATATTTTGGTGCCTGATAATTTTGGATCATTAATCAATAATAAGGATTCCATTATCTTATAACCTTTGTCGCCTAGGCGTTGCGCATATTTGGTCCATTGCAGCAGCATTTCTGTTTCGGTAAAAGATTCTGTAGGTAATTGTGTTGTCTCTTTTACAAAACCTTTTAAATTTTCCTCTAATGCTTTTTTTGCCCTAATACTCGAAAGAGATAAAGCCGAAAATTTAGGTTCATTACTTGCTGAAGAAACAGCAGTAACTTTTGTAATCGGAGTTTCCACTTCTGCAGGAACTACTGGTTTCGAAATTGTCTCTACTTCTTTTGGCAATGAGATTTCATCAGCTTCTTTAGCAACTGGTGTCTGTATTTTGGGATTTTCAACAATTGAATAATCCGCTGCCTTTCTAAAATAAGTGGGTGGAATTATAAATTGATTAACTTTTTTTTTTCTCCATCATAAGTGATGGAGGCCAATTGCATCAAACAAAGTTCTACAAGCAGTCGTTGGTTTTGACTGACTTTGTATTTCAAATCACAATCATTGGCAATTTCGATTCCTTTTAATAAAAATTCCTGACTGCATTTTTGAGCTTGAACGCCGTACATTTTTTGAGCTAGTTCGCCTACTTCCAGTAAAACAAGGGTAGAAGGTGTTTTGCTAACCAATAGATCTCTAAAATGAGTAGCCAAACCTGAAACAAAATGATGACTGTCAAATCCTTTTGACAAAATATCATTAAAAGCCATCAATAGATTTGGAATCTTATTTTCGAGTATTAAATCGGTAACTGTAATGTAAGTTTCGTAATCCAAAACATTTAAGTTTTCGGTTACGGCTTGGCGTGTTAAGTTGTTTCCGCAAAAAGAAACGACCCTGTCAAAAATAGACAAAGCATCGCGCATGGCACCATCCGCTTTTTGAGCTATAATATGCAAGGCATCATCCTCAAAAACAACTCCTTGACTAGTAGCTACATCGGCAAGATGTTCTTTAGCATCTTTTACTGTGATTCTTTTGAAATCAAATATCTGACAACGCGATAAAATAGTCGGAATAATTTTATGCTTTTCGGTCGTAGCCAATATAAAAATAGCATGTTTAGGCGGTTCTTCCAGCGTTTTTAAGAAAGCATTGAAAGCAGCCGAAGACAACATGTGTACCTCATCAATAATATAGACTTTGTATTGTCCTGTTTGCGGCGGAATACGAACCTGGTCAATTAAATTCCGAATATCATCAACGGAATTATTGGAAGCAGCATCCAGTTCGAATACATTAAAAGCAAAATCTTCGTTGGGATCATCATAACCTGGCTGATTTATTTTACGAGCCAATATTCGGGCGCAGGTAGTTTTGCCAACTCCACGCGGACCTGTAAACAATAAAGCCGAAGCCAAGTGATTGCTTTCTATGGCATTAAGTAATGTATTGGTAATGGCTTTTTGTCCCACCACATCTTTAAATGTTTGTGGACGGTATTTTCGAGCCGATACTACAAATTGTTCCATAGGTTTATTATTCGAAAGCAAATATAGGACTTGAAAAATCAAAAAGCAAACGCTAAAATTTAATTTCAAAAAAGTAAAAACGAAATTTCGAATTATATTTTTTTTGTTATTTTATAAATGATTTTAGCTATTACTTTTTAGAAAATCTATTAAAATATCCGTAAATTGGACATTTACAAAATATGTGAATTTTAAAAATAATATTTTTTTTATGTAACTGTGTTTCATAAATTATGCTTTTTCTTTGGAATAGAAACAATCATCTAAGTTTTTCATGAATAAAAATGATGCAATACTAATTATTGGGGGTGGTTTGGCTGGACTTACGGCAGCAATTCATTTATCTAAAAAGGATTTAAAAGTCATCTTGATTGAAAAAAATGAATATCCTAAGCATAAGGTATGTGGAGAATACATTTCAAATGAAATTTTACCGTACTTAAATTGGCTTTCACTGGATATTTCCGAATTAAATCCTACCCATATAACAAAATTAGCCTTTTCAATTGCAGATGGGAAGATGATAGAATGCAATTTGCCACTTGGAGGATTCGGAATCAGTAGGTATGCATTGGACGAATTTTTATATAAAAAAGCCTTGGAAAACGGTTGCGAAATTCTGCAAGATAGTGTTGAAAATATCGTTTATGAAAACGACATTTTTACGGTTTCAACATTAAACAATAGGGTTTTACAGTCAAAAATTTTGATAGGTGCGTTTGGAAAAAGATCAAATATGGATCAAAGATTACAACGATCATTTATTCTGAAAAAATCGTATTGGTTGGCTGTAAAAGCGCATTATTCTGGAGAATATCCTAATGACTTGGTTGGTTTGCATAATTTTGAAGGTGGATATTGTGGCGTATCGAAAGTGGAAAACAATACTATTAATATTTGTTATCTGGCAAGTTATGAAACATTCAAAAAATGCAAAAATATCGAAGAATATCAAAATCAGGTAGTGAAACAGAATCCGCATTTGGAATTAATTTTTAAAAATTGCACACTGCTTTTTGATAAACCAATATCAATTAGTCAGATTTCGTTTGACGAAAAAGCAAACGTAGAAAATCATATTTTAATGATTGGAGATACTGCGGGACTTATTCATCCTTTGTGCGGAAACGGAATGGCAATGGCAATTCATAGCGCTAAAATCCTCTCGGAATTGATTGAAAAACGGTATTCAAATGAAATAAAAA
Coding sequences within:
- a CDS encoding NAD(P)/FAD-dependent oxidoreductase, translating into MNKNDAILIIGGGLAGLTAAIHLSKKDLKVILIEKNEYPKHKVCGEYISNEILPYLNWLSLDISELNPTHITKLAFSIADGKMIECNLPLGGFGISRYALDEFLYKKALENGCEILQDSVENIVYENDIFTVSTLNNRVLQSKILIGAFGKRSNMDQRLQRSFILKKSYWLAVKAHYSGEYPNDLVGLHNFEGGYCGVSKVENNTINICYLASYETFKKCKNIEEYQNQVVKQNPHLELIFKNCTLLFDKPISISQISFDEKANVENHILMIGDTAGLIHPLCGNGMAMAIHSAKILSELIEKRYSNEIKTREELEQKYIQEWNFNFKNRLRIGRFLSYLLQKQKLSAILMKILINFPFLMPIIIKSTHGKPIAVAYEH
- a CDS encoding DNA polymerase III subunit gamma/tau, translating into MPKEVETISKPVVPAEVETPITKVTAVSSASNEPKFSALSLSSIRAKKALEENLKGFVKETTQLPTESFTETEMLLQWTKYAQRLGDKGYKIMESLLLINDPKLSGTKISFELPNEGSKLDFESEMHGLLSHMRSHLHNHNITITVIVNESIDIKRSFNDQDRYNRLLEINPNIELLRTTFGLDIDI
- the dnaX gene encoding DNA polymerase III subunit gamma/tau → MEQFVVSARKYRPQTFKDVVGQKAITNTLLNAIESNHLASALLFTGPRGVGKTTCARILARKINQPGYDDPNEDFAFNVFELDAASNNSVDDIRNLIDQVRIPPQTGQYKVYIIDEVHMLSSAAFNAFLKTLEEPPKHAIFILATTEKHKIIPTILSRCQIFDFKRITVKDAKEHLADVATSQGVVFEDDALHIIAQKADGAMRDALSIFDRVVSFCGNNLTRQAVTENLNVLDYETYITVTDLILENKIPNLLMAFNDILSKGFDSHHFVSGLATHFRDLLVSKTPSTLVLLEVGELAQKMYGVQAQKCSQEFLLKGIEIANDCDLKYKVSQNQRLLVELCLMQLASITYDGEKKKLINL
- a CDS encoding acetate uptake transporter — protein: MENKLANPAPLGLLGFGMTTILLNLHNMGFFPVSAVIISMGIFYGGLAQIIAGIFSFKNGKTFAGTAFISYGFFWISLVGIWLFPNTGFEMAGTTPAPFFGCYLVIWGLFTAFMWWGTWGGSKVQQFVFLSLTVLFFLLAISKFTGNENITFIAGIIGVICGSSAFYLAMAELLEEVKNKRVLPY